In Mycoplasma suis str. Illinois, a single window of DNA contains:
- the tyrS gene encoding tyrosine--tRNA ligase: MNLLSEKGIIYNSTPLDNLKTLLDSGHGIYLGFDLTASSLHWGHYLLMLVLNKASDYGIKTVIILGDFTTKIGDASWRTEDRKILESSVIQSNLEQIREQFKVLCPKSEIVLNSTFYRNFSIEMMSDLMKNFKLSTLLSKDFLSVRLSQDSLTLRDAFYPVLQSFDFYNLAVDKNVTIQMGGQDQWGNITTGIEFIKKKDNSIPTGGFTIPLLTDSNGVKFGKSGKNTLFLNSKLTSPYKVYQYFWNLSDEKLKELSIFLFDSEIDSYESMTPECKSKIIEKLFSGVYRDNSFRAIKKASELLFQKNSDIREKVFTEEDLKDLSSVLPFYETSGPTNISTILVNLGFSSSHSESKRLVELEKCVSCFSYVFKNHKEILDTKLSSSSYFLIKKGEKEYGIFHYSGE; the protein is encoded by the coding sequence ATAAACCTTCTCTCCGAGAAGGGAATAATATACAACTCTACTCCTTTAGATAATCTAAAAACTTTATTAGATTCCGGTCACGGAATCTATTTAGGTTTTGATTTAACAGCTAGTTCCCTCCATTGAGGGCACTATCTGCTAATGCTAGTACTTAATAAAGCTTCAGATTATGGAATTAAAACAGTTATTATTTTGGGAGATTTCACTACCAAAATAGGAGATGCTTCTTGAAGAACAGAAGATAGAAAAATACTAGAATCTTCTGTTATTCAATCTAATTTAGAGCAAATAAGAGAGCAATTTAAAGTTCTTTGTCCTAAATCAGAAATTGTTTTGAATTCCACATTCTATAGAAATTTTTCTATAGAAATGATGTCAGATCTTATGAAGAACTTTAAATTGTCTACTTTATTGTCTAAAGATTTTTTAAGTGTTAGATTATCTCAAGATAGTCTAACACTTAGAGATGCTTTTTATCCAGTACTTCAATCTTTTGATTTTTACAACTTAGCAGTTGATAAAAATGTAACTATTCAAATGGGAGGTCAAGACCAGTGGGGAAATATAACCACTGGTATTGAATTCATTAAGAAAAAGGATAATAGTATTCCTACAGGGGGATTTACTATCCCCCTATTAACTGACTCTAATGGGGTTAAATTCGGAAAGAGTGGTAAAAATACACTCTTTCTGAATAGTAAATTAACTTCTCCTTATAAGGTATATCAATACTTCTGAAATCTTTCAGATGAGAAGTTAAAAGAACTATCTATCTTTCTATTTGATAGCGAGATAGATAGTTATGAAAGTATGACTCCAGAATGTAAATCGAAAATAATTGAAAAATTATTTTCTGGAGTTTACAGAGATAATAGCTTCAGAGCTATTAAAAAAGCTTCAGAATTATTGTTCCAAAAAAATTCAGATATAAGAGAAAAAGTATTTACTGAAGAAGATCTAAAGGATCTTTCTTCAGTATTGCCCTTTTATGAAACTAGTGGACCAACTAATATATCCACTATATTAGTTAATTTAGGATTCTCTTCTTCACATAGTGAATCTAAAAGACTAGTAGAACTAGAAAAATGTGTTTCTTGTTTCTCCTATGTGTTTAAAAATCACAAGGAGATACTAGATACAAAATTATCTAGTTCTTCATATTTTTTAATTAAGAAAGGAGAAAAAGAATATGGTATTTTTCACTATTCAGGAGAATAG
- a CDS encoding signal recognition particle receptor subunit alpha yields the protein MLLSGIIQKALTRKIKHNFLAKMISEKDLDLIFEDLKEEFVKSDVNLDVATQFFNELKVVIKEEKKIFLGKEEVQKELYQRIKEKLIESLGQKSQPLKLRRKGVNKYLLVGVNGVGKTTTAAKLSYYLQKKEDIKTIETVSLDYNRAAAFTQLHQLVTPLGINSSFVDELTNEEQTNKFREFLSGLKSEVVIFDSGGILPNSPDSLVYLKKLAELINPTETIIVVDALSGQESLEIVKTFYNNIHIDSIIVTKSDSLSPLGAALSSHYFLKLPIKFLGEGEHIQDLIPFYPDRIVSRIIGEGDFASLADKIKDQKENTAGAEQVFLKFLQGKFDLEDLIKQFKEIKKLGSLSSILKLFPKLGKFASVTSSNLDGLENEFTAWEYLVQSMTPYEKKNPKVFKTESSRRARVIKGSGRKPEELNQLINKWMLSKEKSEELSKKLAGNQMDWNQLFSFMK from the coding sequence ATGCTTCTTTCAGGAATAATTCAAAAAGCATTAACTAGAAAGATAAAGCATAACTTTCTCGCTAAGATGATTAGCGAGAAAGATTTAGACCTCATTTTTGAGGACTTAAAAGAAGAATTTGTTAAGTCTGACGTTAATTTAGATGTAGCTACTCAGTTCTTTAATGAACTAAAAGTAGTCATTAAAGAAGAAAAGAAAATTTTTCTTGGTAAAGAAGAAGTTCAGAAAGAGCTTTACCAAAGAATAAAAGAAAAATTAATTGAATCGTTGGGACAAAAGTCCCAACCACTAAAGCTTAGAAGAAAAGGAGTTAATAAATATTTATTAGTTGGGGTAAATGGAGTAGGTAAAACTACTACAGCAGCTAAATTGTCTTATTATCTTCAAAAAAAGGAAGATATTAAGACAATAGAGACTGTTAGCTTAGACTACAACAGAGCTGCTGCATTTACCCAACTACATCAATTAGTAACTCCTCTAGGAATTAATTCTTCATTTGTTGATGAATTAACAAATGAAGAACAAACAAATAAATTTAGGGAATTCCTTAGTGGGCTTAAATCTGAGGTAGTTATTTTTGATAGTGGAGGTATTCTTCCTAATTCTCCAGATAGTTTAGTCTATCTGAAGAAATTAGCTGAATTAATAAATCCAACTGAAACAATTATTGTTGTAGATGCTCTTTCGGGACAAGAGTCCCTAGAAATAGTAAAGACTTTCTACAACAATATACATATAGACAGTATTATTGTTACTAAGTCAGACTCCCTATCTCCGTTGGGAGCTGCTTTATCTTCTCACTACTTCCTAAAACTTCCTATTAAGTTTTTGGGTGAAGGAGAACATATTCAGGATTTAATCCCCTTTTATCCTGACAGAATAGTGTCAAGAATAATAGGGGAAGGGGATTTTGCCAGCTTAGCTGACAAAATCAAAGATCAGAAAGAAAATACAGCTGGAGCTGAACAAGTATTTCTTAAATTTCTTCAAGGTAAATTTGACCTTGAAGATTTAATTAAGCAATTTAAGGAAATAAAGAAGTTGGGATCTTTAAGTAGCATACTGAAGCTATTCCCTAAATTAGGGAAATTTGCTTCAGTAACTTCTTCTAATTTAGATGGACTAGAAAATGAATTCACTGCGTGAGAATATCTAGTCCAATCTATGACTCCATATGAAAAGAAAAATCCTAAAGTATTTAAAACAGAAAGCAGTAGAAGAGCTAGAGTTATAAAGGGTTCAGGGAGAAAGCCTGAAGAGCTAAACCAGCTAATTAATAAGTGAATGTTAAGTAAGGAAAAATCAGAGGAATTGAGTAAGAAATTAGCTGGTAATCAAATGGATTGAAATCAATTATTCTCTTTTATGAAATAA
- the rpsF gene encoding 30S ribosomal protein S6 yields the protein MSKYEIMFLLDADCSQQDAVKEVEPLLNLFKEEKDYEMTVSWSDQLAYPVQKKTSAHRYLVNFSTEDISKLEEFKRLSSLNNKILRHLIINVEKTYGYKNSINPKKILKAQKRAQKYEEFRSRRQSKTNERSPQRPYSQTI from the coding sequence ATGTCTAAGTACGAAATAATGTTTTTATTAGATGCTGACTGCAGTCAGCAAGATGCTGTCAAGGAGGTTGAACCTCTACTTAATCTATTTAAGGAAGAAAAAGATTATGAAATGACTGTAAGTTGATCTGATCAACTTGCTTATCCAGTACAAAAGAAAACAAGTGCTCACAGATATCTTGTTAACTTCAGTACAGAAGATATCTCTAAATTAGAAGAATTTAAGAGATTATCTTCTCTAAATAACAAGATATTGAGACACTTGATTATTAATGTAGAGAAAACTTATGGATATAAAAACAGTATTAATCCAAAGAAGATATTGAAAGCTCAAAAGAGAGCTCAAAAATATGAAGAATTTAGAAGTAGAAGACAAAGTAAAACTAATGAAAGATCTCCACAAAGACCTTACTCACAAACGATTTAG
- a CDS encoding single-stranded DNA-binding protein produces the protein MTNSSLDYSRFSIACSENYTRANQSAKTHYFHCIAWGKRAQYISTYLKKGDSVFIEFTLLTSSYTNMEGRIIRKIDLQVEKIEMLYQRLNRSLDSSGTISSESNPEDKDILKEQADSLSSSSLNNSSSEEDSSTGQLDLDLSEIYKDNEEEN, from the coding sequence ATGACTAATTCTTCCCTAGATTACTCTAGATTCTCTATAGCATGCAGTGAAAATTACACTAGAGCTAATCAAAGCGCAAAAACTCATTATTTTCACTGCATAGCTTGAGGTAAAAGAGCGCAATATATCTCCACTTATTTAAAGAAGGGAGACAGTGTTTTTATAGAATTTACTCTACTCACAAGTAGCTATACAAATATGGAAGGAAGAATAATTAGAAAAATAGATTTACAAGTAGAAAAAATAGAAATGCTTTATCAGAGACTTAATAGAAGTCTTGATTCTTCTGGAACTATTTCTTCTGAAAGTAATCCAGAAGATAAAGATATTCTGAAAGAACAAGCAGATAGCCTATCTTCTAGTTCTTTGAACAATAGTAGTTCAGAAGAAGATTCTTCTACTGGTCAGTTAGACTTAGATTTGAGTGAAATTTATAAAGATAACGAAGAAGAAAATTAA
- the rpsR gene encoding 30S ribosomal protein S18 → MSNVQENKENLVQNTTTQSVEENNSSTSQQQGESFSSPSEGRTRVGDSGQRTRRNKKFKKVCWLCRRGILTIDYKDTEFLKNYLKRYNKVLIHKISGNCLKHQHQLSQAIKRARYIALLPFVPE, encoded by the coding sequence GTGAGTAACGTACAAGAAAACAAAGAAAATTTAGTGCAAAACACTACTACTCAATCAGTAGAAGAAAATAATTCTTCTACCTCTCAACAACAAGGAGAATCTTTCTCCTCTCCTAGTGAAGGAAGAACAAGAGTAGGAGATTCAGGTCAACGAACTAGAAGAAATAAGAAATTTAAGAAAGTTTGCTGACTTTGCAGAAGAGGAATTTTAACAATAGATTACAAGGATACAGAATTTTTAAAAAATTATCTAAAGAGATATAACAAAGTTTTGATTCACAAGATTTCTGGTAATTGCCTAAAACATCAACATCAATTGTCTCAGGCAATTAAAAGAGCTAGATATATAGCTTTGCTGCCTTTCGTCCCTGAATAG
- a CDS encoding replicative DNA helicase, with amino-acid sequence MSFEVEKAEKAVLSSYIYHYLEIINFAELESVPLEFFVREEARAIFKVLLEMEVQSKGYDPILIYETLKRQNNIDFLNRCSRYLEELPRESQYINFKKYLSILQTNWIKKQLSGLTIEIQNTSLSHNNIDEFLQKWHESFIDITTKNSKLNYLISSEVIKCYEELVRRNQNNKNITFLRTGFPVLDAKIRGLKPGQFIVIASRPGVGKTTFALNLIENNLSRVLIDKEQKLNPAIGVFSLEMTNESIMEKLIALRSKMELFKLHRIMEDKSIHNEDWATYTAAKEDIGKTNLLFCDDTNITINKIISTIKFWNRKYDLKVVIIDYLQLINLPLEKELNSNITTHQKISLISRQLKILSIELDVCILSLSQLNRKLEERKGMERVPVLSDLRDSGSIEQDADIVMFLYPFIQREEKFNRRDDDEDDEFGFGEIEEYSAPEIRSRSEQTVVLKIGKNRHGPIGSINFKFEKEFGKFSISR; translated from the coding sequence GTGAGCTTTGAGGTAGAGAAAGCTGAAAAAGCTGTTCTCTCCTCATACATTTATCATTACCTAGAAATTATTAATTTTGCAGAACTAGAGAGTGTTCCTCTCGAGTTCTTTGTTAGAGAAGAAGCTAGAGCTATTTTTAAAGTTCTTCTAGAAATGGAAGTCCAAAGTAAGGGATATGATCCCATACTCATTTATGAAACATTAAAAAGACAAAACAATATTGACTTTTTAAATAGATGTTCTAGATATCTAGAAGAGCTACCTAGAGAATCACAATACATTAATTTCAAAAAGTATCTTTCGATACTTCAAACAAATTGAATAAAAAAACAATTAAGTGGTTTAACAATAGAAATTCAAAATACATCATTAAGCCACAATAATATCGATGAATTTCTTCAAAAATGACATGAGTCATTCATCGATATTACGACTAAAAACAGTAAGTTAAATTACTTAATTTCTTCAGAAGTAATTAAGTGTTATGAAGAATTAGTAAGAAGAAATCAAAATAACAAAAATATAACTTTTTTAAGAACAGGATTTCCTGTTCTTGATGCCAAAATAAGAGGACTTAAGCCTGGTCAATTTATAGTAATAGCTTCAAGACCGGGTGTAGGTAAAACTACATTTGCTCTCAATTTAATTGAGAACAATTTATCTAGAGTTCTAATTGACAAAGAACAAAAATTGAATCCTGCAATAGGAGTTTTTTCACTAGAAATGACTAATGAATCTATTATGGAAAAACTAATAGCTTTGAGATCCAAAATGGAGCTCTTTAAGCTCCACAGAATAATGGAAGATAAATCTATTCATAATGAAGATTGAGCTACTTATACAGCTGCTAAGGAAGATATAGGTAAAACTAATCTTCTTTTTTGTGATGATACAAACATCACAATAAATAAGATAATTTCAACTATTAAATTTTGGAATCGTAAATATGATTTGAAAGTAGTTATTATTGACTACCTTCAATTAATTAATCTTCCGCTAGAAAAAGAATTAAATAGCAATATTACTACTCATCAAAAGATTAGCTTGATCTCTAGACAATTAAAAATATTGTCGATAGAACTAGATGTATGTATTCTTTCCCTTTCTCAGTTAAATAGAAAACTAGAAGAGAGAAAAGGAATGGAAAGAGTCCCTGTTCTTTCTGACCTAAGGGACTCTGGATCTATCGAACAAGACGCTGATATAGTTATGTTTCTTTATCCCTTTATTCAAAGGGAAGAGAAATTTAATAGAAGAGATGATGATGAAGATGATGAATTTGGTTTCGGAGAAATAGAAGAATATTCAGCTCCAGAAATTAGAAGTAGATCGGAACAAACTGTTGTTCTGAAAATAGGTAAGAATAGACATGGACCTATAGGATCTATAAATTTCAAATTTGAGAAAGAATTTGGAAAATTTTCTATCTCTCGATAG
- a CDS encoding DUF2179 domain-containing protein, which yields MSSFNTSYSSADKLASIDTRKLTFKTTGGLSFQYFWSLKDQKTKILLVLMLSVFSGCLSFFFVEKVGIYSPGMFSIWQSIARLARSQMDQNKSHVVYILFFWVFNSIMNIVLAICTCKAIGKDMTKLSILFIVGSTITGLILTNLPQSWGLKDFFLFSNPFGNYKGCQQQVQQEAGKSAQFLQWEAIAGGTEKSNGTPNSNGVIVLFIYAIVYSILNSLMTSLLYALGGCGGGVDWIIFYLFKKKSYFANKLIFYTGLFLSFSSYTIGSYLPWALSGNGNNGGFSSFITNFFSPLFFALLSSIFVKKFIFTVFYPRFKFINVKIFTTMWLDIRKELIERKFPHSFTIVPSYGSYSLRSQTQLEFVCLLIELQELIQIIRKIDKNCFICSLPIKSLNARIGI from the coding sequence ATGTCTTCTTTTAATACCTCTTACAGTAGTGCAGATAAGTTAGCTTCCATAGATACTAGAAAGCTAACTTTCAAAACTACTGGAGGTCTTTCCTTCCAGTATTTCTGATCTCTGAAAGATCAGAAAACAAAAATACTTCTAGTTCTAATGTTGTCAGTATTTTCTGGTTGTCTTAGCTTTTTCTTTGTAGAAAAAGTGGGAATTTATAGCCCCGGAATGTTTTCTATTTGACAGTCTATTGCTAGACTGGCAAGAAGTCAAATGGATCAGAATAAAAGTCATGTAGTCTATATTCTTTTCTTCTGAGTCTTTAACAGTATTATGAATATAGTCCTCGCAATATGTACTTGCAAGGCTATAGGTAAAGATATGACCAAATTAAGTATCCTGTTTATAGTGGGTTCTACTATAACAGGTCTTATATTGACTAATTTGCCTCAAAGTTGAGGCTTAAAAGATTTTTTCTTGTTTTCTAATCCTTTTGGAAATTACAAGGGTTGTCAACAACAAGTTCAACAAGAAGCTGGAAAATCGGCTCAATTTCTTCAATGAGAAGCAATTGCTGGAGGGACAGAAAAATCTAATGGAACGCCAAATAGTAATGGTGTAATAGTTCTATTTATTTATGCAATTGTTTATTCCATTCTTAACTCCCTCATGACCTCCTTGCTTTATGCACTAGGAGGTTGTGGGGGAGGAGTAGACTGAATTATTTTCTATTTATTTAAGAAGAAGTCTTATTTCGCGAATAAATTAATTTTTTATACTGGACTATTTCTTTCCTTTTCCTCTTATACTATAGGGAGTTACCTCCCTTGAGCATTAAGTGGAAATGGAAATAATGGAGGATTTAGTTCATTCATCACCAATTTCTTTTCACCACTATTTTTCGCTCTTTTGAGCTCAATATTTGTAAAGAAATTTATCTTTACTGTTTTTTACCCTAGGTTCAAATTTATTAATGTAAAGATCTTTACAACTATGTGATTAGATATAAGAAAAGAATTAATAGAGCGAAAATTTCCACATAGCTTTACCATAGTACCTTCCTATGGTAGCTATAGTTTGAGATCACAGACTCAACTTGAGTTTGTTTGCCTATTAATTGAATTACAAGAGTTAATTCAAATAATTAGAAAAATAGATAAGAATTGCTTTATTTGCTCTCTACCTATTAAGTCATTAAATGCCAGAATAGGTATTTAG
- a CDS encoding aldehyde dehydrogenase family protein, with product MSQLMYKIGSFIDGELVAPEELQKMEVFSPLTQECIGVIPLLDRERTRQIFKSSKEAFKKWSQLDYDTREKFLFLFSSKLQENSRELSQVISLESGKSKEDSLDEIKRSCEYISETIHFFNAIMRNPREYNSEKYPLLSEELQALYFRVPLGVILSITPFNYPLNTMITKIVPALLMGNSVIQKSSINGSLTGYLVSKIFNELSIDGYLVTPGVLNYYTGRGSTLESFIREEKPEISALSFTGSSDAGFSIASALPGIPQALELSALNTALVLDDAELSTSVSEILKGTLKYSGQRCTSIKLVFVPKHLEKEFKSILIRELSSFKLDNVPIINKASLRKIEEAYKDALSKGAHLITAPINWGEQTSLVIPPLVFFDVKQDMLVSHKEIFGPILSVISYTDLEEAISQINNLGYGLQASIFSKDIKVAGEIALKIDVGRVNLNLAPARSPDLLPFPSSRKSGNSEQGIINSLYFFSKFRGIVFKESKEEIKD from the coding sequence ATGAGCCAACTTATGTATAAGATTGGCTCATTTATAGATGGAGAACTAGTAGCTCCAGAAGAGCTACAAAAAATGGAAGTATTTTCTCCACTAACACAGGAGTGTATTGGAGTTATTCCTCTACTAGATAGAGAAAGAACTAGACAAATTTTTAAAAGCTCAAAAGAAGCTTTTAAAAAGTGAAGTCAATTGGATTACGACACTAGAGAGAAATTTCTATTTCTTTTTAGTTCAAAACTTCAAGAAAACTCTAGAGAGTTATCTCAAGTTATTAGTCTAGAGAGTGGAAAAAGTAAAGAAGACTCTCTAGACGAAATAAAGAGAAGTTGTGAATACATAAGTGAAACTATTCACTTCTTTAATGCAATAATGAGAAACCCTAGAGAATATAACTCAGAAAAGTATCCACTACTTTCTGAGGAGTTACAAGCCCTTTACTTTAGAGTTCCTCTGGGAGTAATACTATCTATTACTCCCTTTAACTATCCCCTAAATACTATGATTACCAAAATAGTTCCAGCACTATTAATGGGTAATTCAGTTATTCAAAAATCTTCGATAAATGGATCCCTTACAGGATATTTAGTATCGAAGATTTTTAATGAACTAAGTATTGATGGTTATTTAGTGACTCCTGGAGTACTAAATTACTACACAGGAAGAGGATCAACACTTGAATCCTTTATAAGAGAAGAAAAACCTGAAATATCAGCTCTTTCCTTTACAGGAAGTAGTGATGCAGGTTTTTCTATTGCAAGTGCACTTCCTGGAATTCCACAAGCACTAGAACTAAGTGCACTTAATACAGCTTTAGTTCTGGATGATGCAGAACTAAGCACAAGTGTTAGTGAAATACTTAAAGGAACTCTTAAATATAGTGGTCAAAGATGTACGTCTATTAAATTGGTGTTTGTTCCCAAACACCTAGAAAAAGAATTTAAGTCAATTCTTATTAGGGAATTAAGCTCCTTTAAGTTAGATAATGTTCCAATAATTAATAAAGCATCTTTAAGGAAAATTGAAGAAGCTTATAAAGATGCTTTATCTAAAGGAGCACATTTAATAACTGCTCCTATTAATTGGGGGGAACAGACTAGTTTAGTCATTCCTCCACTAGTATTTTTTGATGTGAAACAAGATATGCTTGTTTCACATAAAGAAATATTTGGTCCCATTCTGTCTGTTATTTCCTATACAGACTTAGAGGAAGCTATTTCTCAAATAAATAACTTAGGGTATGGACTTCAAGCTTCTATCTTTAGTAAAGATATAAAAGTTGCTGGAGAGATAGCTCTAAAAATAGATGTAGGAAGAGTTAATTTAAACCTAGCTCCAGCTAGGTCTCCTGATTTATTACCTTTCCCTTCTTCCAGAAAATCTGGAAATAGTGAACAGGGAATAATTAACTCTCTTTACTTTTTCTCTAAATTCAGAGGTATAGTGTTTAAAGAGAGTAAAGAAGAGATTAAAGATTAA
- a CDS encoding DNA gyrase/topoisomerase IV subunit B, whose translation MSTEEKKLINPTPNVEYGDSSIQVLEGLEAIRVRPGMYIGSLGVEGLHHLIWEALDNAVDEATAGYATEIKLTLEEEHIVSVEDNGRGIPIGINPQTGLSNIVTIFTHLHAGGKFNNSSYKTSGGLHGVGIKCVNALSTFLEVNVCREGKEVFTKFTEGGKLESQPSVISESVGSKTGTKIRWQPDFSVLERNDYDIGLIKERLQNLSYLNKNLSFIFENKNTGEVEQFLSSQGLADWVESINQGFETVHPIQNIVIEEQQVKKKETVNSLRCEVSFQYSLERDHPVIYSFCNNIKTSLGGVHLETVKEGILSCVRQYAEDWKIIDDKYKWIKEDVISGISLVVSVYYTDPSYKGQTKETLISNEIRPILREQIEGKLHTSFQDNIEVAKLILGHIQQEYRKRINREQMLEMSKKIHKENLLGFAEKLADCTIKNPEFSELYIVEGDSAGGSAKGARNREFQAILPIKGKLANASKKKNKIFDNEEVKNLITAIGCSYGHNFDISKLRYNKIILMTDADVDGSHIQVLIMNFFYKYMKPLLENGHVYIARSPLYKASSKKETIYLLDEEEKREFEKNNKSSSYEFSRFKGLGEMSPAQLWETTMDPKRRTFLQVQIIDDPKTQATMEKLMGAKVKPRKIFITENYSKAMIDRWAA comes from the coding sequence GTGAGTACAGAAGAAAAGAAATTAATAAATCCTACTCCAAATGTGGAGTATGGAGATAGCTCCATTCAAGTACTTGAGGGACTTGAAGCTATTAGAGTTAGACCGGGGATGTATATTGGTTCCCTTGGTGTAGAGGGATTACATCACTTAATTTGAGAAGCACTAGATAATGCAGTTGACGAAGCAACTGCAGGATATGCTACTGAAATTAAGTTAACACTTGAAGAGGAACACATAGTAAGTGTTGAAGACAATGGTAGAGGTATTCCTATTGGTATAAACCCACAAACGGGTTTATCCAATATAGTAACTATATTTACACACTTACATGCTGGAGGTAAATTCAATAACTCCAGCTATAAAACATCTGGAGGACTTCATGGTGTAGGTATTAAGTGTGTAAATGCTCTTTCTACATTCCTAGAAGTAAATGTATGTAGAGAAGGAAAGGAAGTATTCACTAAATTTACTGAAGGTGGAAAACTAGAAAGTCAACCTTCAGTAATTAGTGAATCAGTAGGAAGTAAAACTGGAACAAAAATTAGATGACAACCTGACTTTAGCGTTCTAGAGCGAAATGACTATGATATAGGACTAATAAAAGAAAGATTGCAAAATCTTTCTTACTTAAATAAAAATCTTTCATTTATTTTTGAAAACAAAAATACTGGAGAAGTAGAACAATTTCTATCCAGTCAGGGATTAGCTGATTGAGTAGAAAGTATTAATCAAGGTTTTGAAACAGTTCACCCAATTCAAAACATTGTTATTGAGGAGCAACAAGTAAAAAAGAAAGAAACTGTAAACAGTCTTAGATGTGAAGTTTCTTTCCAATATTCATTGGAAAGAGATCATCCTGTAATTTACAGTTTCTGTAACAATATAAAAACATCTCTAGGTGGTGTTCACCTAGAGACAGTAAAAGAAGGTATTTTGTCTTGTGTAAGACAATATGCAGAAGACTGAAAGATAATAGATGACAAATACAAGTGAATTAAAGAGGATGTAATTTCAGGAATTAGCTTAGTAGTGTCTGTATACTATACAGACCCTTCCTATAAAGGTCAAACTAAAGAAACATTAATTAGTAATGAAATAAGACCTATATTAAGAGAACAAATAGAAGGTAAGTTGCACACTTCTTTCCAAGACAATATTGAAGTGGCCAAGTTGATACTTGGGCACATTCAACAAGAATATAGAAAGAGAATTAATAGAGAGCAAATGCTCGAAATGAGCAAGAAGATTCACAAGGAAAACCTACTAGGTTTTGCTGAAAAATTAGCTGACTGTACCATTAAGAATCCAGAGTTCTCCGAACTCTATATAGTAGAGGGAGACTCCGCTGGAGGTTCAGCTAAAGGAGCTAGAAATAGAGAGTTTCAAGCTATTTTACCTATAAAAGGTAAATTAGCTAATGCAAGTAAAAAGAAAAATAAGATATTTGACAATGAAGAAGTTAAGAACTTAATAACAGCTATAGGATGTTCTTATGGTCATAACTTTGACATATCAAAGTTAAGATACAACAAAATAATACTTATGACTGACGCAGATGTGGATGGGTCCCACATCCAAGTACTTATTATGAACTTCTTCTATAAATACATGAAACCATTACTAGAAAATGGTCATGTATATATAGCTAGATCCCCTCTTTATAAAGCTTCATCAAAGAAGGAAACTATTTACCTTCTTGATGAAGAAGAAAAGAGAGAATTTGAGAAGAACAATAAATCTTCTTCTTATGAATTTAGTAGATTTAAAGGGCTTGGGGAAATGTCTCCTGCACAACTGTGAGAAACTACTATGGATCCTAAGAGAAGAACTTTCTTGCAAGTTCAAATAATAGATGATCCTAAGACTCAAGCTACTATGGAAAAATTAATGGGAGCTAAAGTAAAACCTAGAAAGATATTTATTACTGAAAATTACTCTAAAGCTATGATAGACAGATGAGCAGCGTAA